In one Rugosibacter aromaticivorans genomic region, the following are encoded:
- a CDS encoding argininosuccinate synthase produces MREIKKAVLAYSGGLDTSVILKWLQDTYQCEVITFTADLGQGEELEPARVKALQLGIKKKNIFIDDLREEFVRDFVFPMFRCNTVYEGEYLLGTSIARPLIAKRLIDIAKKTGADAISHGATGKGNDQVRFELGAYALMPNIKVIAPWREWDLLSREKLMAYAEKHGIPVEMKHKKGGSPYSMDANLLHISYEGRHLENPAAEAEESMWRWTVSPEKAPNKAEYIDLEFKQGDLVAINGKKMEAHELLASLNQIGGKHGIGRLDLVENRYVGMKSRGCYETPGGTILLRAHRAIESITLDREVTHLKDDLMPRYASLIYNGYWWSPERLALQSLIDHTQQTVNGWVRLKLYKGNVIVVGRDSKNDSLFDSTIATFEDDAGAYNQKDAHGFIRLNALRLRIAANRANRKG; encoded by the coding sequence ATGCGTGAAATTAAAAAAGCGGTACTCGCCTATTCTGGCGGTCTGGATACCTCGGTGATCCTCAAGTGGCTGCAAGATACCTACCAGTGCGAAGTGATCACCTTCACGGCTGATCTGGGGCAAGGTGAAGAGTTGGAGCCCGCACGGGTCAAGGCATTGCAACTCGGCATCAAGAAGAAAAATATTTTCATTGACGATCTGCGTGAAGAGTTCGTGCGCGATTTCGTCTTTCCCATGTTCCGCTGCAACACCGTGTATGAAGGTGAATATTTGCTGGGCACCTCGATTGCGCGGCCACTGATTGCCAAGCGACTCATCGATATCGCAAAAAAAACCGGTGCAGACGCTATTTCTCATGGCGCAACCGGCAAAGGCAATGATCAGGTGCGGTTCGAACTCGGTGCCTACGCGCTCATGCCCAACATCAAAGTCATTGCCCCGTGGCGCGAGTGGGATTTGCTGTCACGCGAAAAGCTCATGGCCTATGCCGAGAAACATGGCATTCCCGTCGAGATGAAGCACAAGAAAGGCGGCTCACCGTACTCGATGGACGCTAATTTATTGCACATATCCTATGAAGGCCGTCATCTGGAAAACCCGGCGGCTGAAGCCGAAGAATCCATGTGGCGCTGGACGGTCTCCCCCGAGAAGGCCCCGAACAAAGCCGAATACATCGACCTTGAATTTAAACAAGGCGATTTGGTTGCCATCAATGGCAAAAAAATGGAAGCTCACGAGCTGTTAGCCAGCCTGAATCAGATCGGCGGCAAGCATGGTATCGGCCGTCTCGATCTGGTCGAAAACCGTTACGTCGGCATGAAATCGCGGGGCTGCTACGAAACTCCGGGCGGCACCATTTTGCTGCGCGCCCACCGCGCCATTGAGTCGATCACCCTGGATCGCGAAGTGACGCACCTCAAAGACGATCTCATGCCGCGCTATGCCAGCCTGATCTACAACGGCTACTGGTGGAGCCCGGAACGCCTTGCACTGCAATCCCTGATCGATCATACGCAGCAGACCGTGAATGGCTGGGTGCGCCTCAAGCTCTACAAGGGCAATGTCATTGTGGTTGGGCGCGATTCTAAAAATGACTCCTTGTTTGATTCGACGATTGCCACGTTCGAAGATGATGCCGGTGCCTACAATCAGAAAGATGCGCACGGCTTCATTCGCCTGAATGCCTTGCGTCTGCGTATTGCTGCCAATCGCGCCAACCGGAAGGGTTGA
- a CDS encoding pyrimidine/purine nucleoside phosphorylase: MSQFDHVAVSKKANVYFDGKCVSHTVQFADGTKKSVGVILPANLTFNTGAPEIMETVAGRCRYRLQGEDWKTCGVGEQFSVPGNSQFDIEVAGEPYHYVCHFA, encoded by the coding sequence ATGTCGCAGTTTGATCATGTTGCCGTGTCTAAAAAAGCCAACGTTTATTTCGATGGCAAGTGTGTCAGTCATACCGTTCAGTTCGCGGATGGCACCAAAAAAAGTGTGGGTGTGATTTTGCCCGCGAACCTGACCTTTAATACGGGCGCGCCTGAAATCATGGAAACGGTTGCCGGCCGCTGCCGCTACCGTCTCCAAGGGGAAGACTGGAAAACGTGCGGCGTGGGCGAGCAATTCAGTGTGCCCGGCAACTCACAATTCGATATTGAAGTGGCTGGCGAGCCCTATCACTACGTGTGCCACTTCGCTTGA
- a CDS encoding YajQ family cyclic di-GMP-binding protein, producing the protein MPSFDISSEADLVALKNAVDVAGRHIGNRYDFKGTTARVELNEKDKTLTLFGDSEFQISQIKDILFPEMEKKERESTKRLNIGKLETVSGNKVKQELKIKIGIETELAKKIVKLIKDSKLKVQTSIQGDAVRVTGAKRDLLQETIALVKKSITDFPLQYGNFRD; encoded by the coding sequence ATGCCCTCATTTGACATTTCATCCGAAGCCGACCTGGTAGCCCTGAAAAATGCGGTCGATGTCGCTGGCCGCCATATTGGCAACCGCTACGACTTTAAAGGCACCACAGCACGGGTTGAGTTGAATGAAAAAGACAAAACACTCACCCTCTTTGGGGATTCCGAGTTCCAGATTAGCCAAATCAAGGACATCCTTTTCCCCGAGATGGAAAAAAAGGAACGCGAAAGCACCAAACGGCTGAATATAGGCAAGCTCGAAACGGTTTCCGGCAACAAGGTCAAGCAGGAATTGAAGATCAAGATCGGGATAGAAACCGAGCTGGCAAAGAAAATCGTCAAGCTGATCAAAGACAGCAAACTGAAAGTGCAGACCAGCATCCAGGGCGACGCCGTGCGCGTGACCGGTGCCAAGCGCGATTTGCTGCAAGAAACCATCGCCCTGGTTAAAAAATCGATTACCGACTTTCCGTTGCAGTATGGCAACTTCAGGGACTAA
- a CDS encoding type 1 glutamine amidotransferase gives MKPIAIFRHSPSEGAGYFATFLERHSLPWTLFTIDAGVLPPPTSDDFSGLCFMGGPMSVNDDLPWIAPALSLIRDADSKGVPVIGHCLGGQLMSKAFGGMVTKNAVKEIGWGQVEFISALAAEWVGDIAADFAKFDAFHWHGETFSLPPHATRILQSEYCENQAFVRGLHLGMQCHVEMTESMIRLWGKHWDDEGVAASASVQTPQQMYTNMADRIERMRQVADRLYSHWIRGLKSA, from the coding sequence ATGAAACCGATCGCTATATTCCGTCATAGCCCCAGTGAGGGCGCTGGGTATTTTGCCACATTCCTTGAGCGACACTCGCTGCCATGGACATTGTTTACGATCGATGCCGGCGTATTGCCACCGCCGACTTCTGATGATTTTTCCGGTCTGTGCTTCATGGGCGGGCCGATGAGCGTCAATGACGATCTGCCGTGGATTGCACCGGCGTTAAGCCTGATTCGCGATGCGGATAGTAAGGGCGTTCCTGTCATTGGTCACTGTCTGGGTGGGCAATTGATGAGTAAAGCATTTGGCGGCATGGTCACAAAAAATGCTGTCAAAGAAATTGGTTGGGGGCAGGTTGAGTTTATCAGTGCGTTAGCTGCCGAATGGGTGGGTGATATTGCTGCCGATTTTGCTAAATTTGATGCGTTTCACTGGCATGGCGAAACGTTTAGTTTGCCGCCTCACGCAACGCGCATTCTGCAAAGTGAGTACTGCGAAAACCAGGCGTTCGTGCGCGGACTGCATTTAGGAATGCAGTGCCATGTCGAAATGACTGAAAGCATGATCCGGCTTTGGGGCAAGCATTGGGATGATGAGGGCGTTGCCGCATCAGCTTCGGTGCAAACGCCCCAGCAAATGTACACAAATATGGCTGACCGTATTGAACGCATGCGGCAGGTTGCCGATCGACTCTATAGCCACTGGATTCGTGGCCTAAAATCCGCTTGA
- a CDS encoding CoA pyrophosphatase, translated as MSESLVLSATDSSGTLLSLLRRRFRAGVVAPPIRESAPTRDSLVHAAVLVPIILRTAGATLLLTQRTAHLRDHAGQISFPGGRCEPSDGSPEATALREAAEEVGLDATQIEILGRLPEYHTVTGFLITPIVALVTPPLNLKLDDFEVADVFEPPLEFLLDQKNHQRHQREFQGVTREYWAMPWQDRYIWGATAGMLVSLHHFLFAETPDET; from the coding sequence ATGTCGGAGTCTCTTGTTTTATCCGCTACAGATTCTAGCGGAACCCTGCTCTCTCTTTTGCGGCGCCGTTTTCGCGCAGGCGTTGTTGCGCCACCCATCCGCGAATCCGCTCCTACCCGTGACTCGCTGGTGCATGCGGCTGTTTTGGTGCCCATCATTTTGCGTACCGCCGGAGCCACCTTGTTACTGACTCAACGCACGGCGCATTTACGTGATCACGCGGGACAAATCAGCTTTCCCGGGGGACGCTGTGAGCCGTCGGATGGATCGCCCGAAGCGACTGCCTTGCGCGAAGCAGCGGAGGAAGTTGGGCTGGATGCCACACAAATCGAAATTTTGGGCCGGCTGCCTGAATACCATACCGTCACCGGGTTTCTCATCACGCCTATCGTTGCACTGGTAACCCCACCGCTCAACCTTAAGCTGGATGATTTTGAAGTAGCCGATGTCTTTGAACCGCCGCTTGAATTTTTGCTCGATCAGAAAAACCACCAGCGCCATCAGCGCGAATTTCAAGGAGTGACGCGTGAATATTGGGCCATGCCATGGCAGGACCGCTATATTTGGGGCGCTACCGCAGGTATGCTGGTCAGCCTGCATCATTTTTTATTTGCCGAAACGCCTGACGAAACCTGA
- a CDS encoding CobD/CbiB family protein, which yields MTLLSILAALILEQFQPLSIERLVRAPVAKLAAFLEQRLNDGIRLHGGIAWVLGAAVPAVGLFIVHRLLQNAQPLLAVLIGIGVLYLTMGFRQFSHFFTDIHLALQAGEIDQARHILAEWRGQSGDRLSSSEIARLAIERALPLSNTHVFAPLLWFVLLGPAGALLYRLTQLFDEYWQSAAHHPADESAALEAFGWFAHRAFALINWLPVRITAAIFAVVGDFEDAVNCWRTQADHWPDKANGILLSSGAGALGVRLGMPVHDLPNELEADDDRPELGLGDEADADFMQSTIGLVWRSLVLSLVVLTLMQISAWVGS from the coding sequence ATGACACTTCTATCCATTCTTGCCGCGCTGATTCTGGAACAGTTTCAACCCTTGTCTATCGAACGACTGGTGCGCGCCCCCGTCGCCAAACTGGCCGCCTTTCTTGAACAGCGCTTGAATGATGGCATTCGTCTGCACGGCGGCATTGCCTGGGTGCTAGGGGCCGCTGTACCCGCGGTGGGGTTATTCATTGTGCATCGTCTGCTGCAAAACGCACAACCTTTATTGGCGGTATTGATAGGTATCGGCGTCCTGTACCTGACCATGGGTTTTCGTCAGTTCAGCCATTTTTTTACCGACATCCATCTTGCCTTGCAAGCCGGCGAAATCGATCAAGCACGGCATATTCTGGCCGAATGGCGCGGGCAGAGCGGCGACAGGCTCTCTAGTAGCGAGATTGCCCGCCTTGCCATCGAGCGCGCTTTGCCTTTGTCCAACACGCATGTATTTGCGCCGCTACTCTGGTTTGTGTTACTCGGGCCTGCTGGCGCACTGCTCTACCGATTGACGCAACTGTTTGATGAATACTGGCAGAGCGCAGCACATCATCCGGCGGATGAGTCCGCCGCATTAGAGGCCTTTGGCTGGTTTGCGCATCGCGCATTCGCCTTGATCAACTGGCTACCCGTACGCATCACAGCGGCGATATTTGCCGTGGTGGGCGACTTTGAAGATGCCGTCAACTGCTGGCGTACCCAAGCGGATCATTGGCCAGATAAAGCCAATGGCATTCTGCTCAGCAGTGGCGCCGGTGCCTTGGGCGTGAGACTGGGCATGCCGGTACATGATTTGCCCAATGAATTAGAAGCAGACGATGATCGCCCTGAGCTAGGGCTTGGCGATGAGGCCGATGCTGATTTCATGCAGAGCACCATCGGCCTGGTTTGGCGCAGCCTGGTGCTGAGTCTGGTAGTGCTGACCCTGATGCAGATTTCTGCCTGGGTTGGCAGTTGA
- a CDS encoding acetyl-CoA C-acyltransferase family protein: protein MADKRDVVVLSAVRSAIGSFGGALSSIEPSELGGMVMKEAVSRSGVDPQQINYVTVGNCIPTEARSAYVARIASIQAGLPMESVAMAVNRLCSSGLQGIVSTAQAIMLGDCDYGVGGGVEVMSRGGYLTPAMRTGARMGDTTVVDMMVAALTDPFGVGHMGITAENVATKWNISREEQDAFAVESQRRAAAAIATGRFKSQIVPIVQQTRKGEVVFDTDEHVKPGTTLESLAKMKPAFKKDGSVTAGNASGINDAASFFVLAAADAAAKAGQKPIARLVAYAVAGVPNDVMGEGPIPASKLVFKKSGLSLSQMDVIESNEAFAVQALAVAKGLGLDSAKTNPNGGAIALGHPVGASGAVIATKALYELQRINGRYALVTMCIGGGQGIAAIFERL, encoded by the coding sequence ATGGCTGACAAGAGAGATGTGGTTGTATTGAGTGCGGTGCGTTCTGCTATCGGGTCATTTGGCGGCGCTTTAAGCAGTATTGAACCCTCCGAACTGGGCGGCATGGTGATGAAAGAAGCCGTCAGTCGTTCCGGTGTTGATCCGCAGCAGATCAATTACGTCACGGTGGGCAATTGCATTCCGACCGAGGCACGTTCAGCCTATGTGGCACGCATCGCCTCGATTCAGGCCGGGCTGCCGATGGAGTCCGTTGCAATGGCGGTGAATCGGTTGTGCAGCTCAGGTCTGCAGGGCATCGTATCCACCGCGCAGGCCATCATGCTGGGTGATTGTGACTACGGCGTGGGTGGCGGCGTGGAAGTCATGTCGCGCGGCGGTTACCTCACGCCCGCCATGCGCACCGGCGCCCGTATGGGCGACACCACGGTAGTCGACATGATGGTCGCTGCCCTGACCGACCCGTTCGGCGTCGGACACATGGGCATCACCGCCGAAAATGTAGCTACCAAGTGGAATATCTCGCGCGAAGAACAAGATGCGTTTGCCGTCGAATCGCAGCGCCGTGCTGCCGCTGCAATCGCGACAGGCCGCTTCAAATCCCAGATCGTGCCTATCGTGCAGCAAACGCGCAAAGGCGAAGTGGTGTTCGATACCGACGAGCATGTCAAGCCCGGCACGACGCTTGAATCCTTGGCGAAAATGAAGCCCGCCTTCAAAAAAGACGGCTCGGTAACGGCCGGCAATGCATCCGGTATTAACGATGCCGCATCTTTCTTTGTGCTCGCAGCAGCCGATGCCGCCGCCAAGGCGGGGCAAAAGCCGATCGCGCGGCTGGTGGCCTATGCCGTCGCCGGCGTGCCCAATGACGTCATGGGCGAGGGGCCGATTCCAGCCTCGAAACTGGTGTTCAAAAAATCAGGCTTGAGCTTGTCGCAAATGGATGTCATCGAATCCAACGAAGCCTTTGCCGTGCAAGCGCTGGCGGTGGCCAAGGGGCTGGGGCTGGACAGTGCGAAGACCAACCCGAACGGCGGCGCCATTGCACTCGGGCATCCGGTCGGCGCTTCGGGCGCAGTGATCGCCACCAAGGCGCTGTATGAACTACAGCGCATCAACGGCCGCTATGCGCTGGTCACCATGTGCATCGGCGGTGGCCAAGGCATCGCGGCGATTTTCGAACGGCTCTGA
- a CDS encoding formate dehydrogenase subunit delta, giving the protein MNAANLIKMANQIGAFFEAMPDHEQAVADTARHLKNSWDPRMRQALLQDIAAHGDSELKPIVREAVALLRAG; this is encoded by the coding sequence ATGAATGCTGCAAACCTGATCAAAATGGCCAACCAGATCGGCGCTTTTTTTGAGGCCATGCCGGACCATGAACAAGCGGTTGCGGATACTGCCCGCCACTTGAAAAATTCATGGGACCCCCGCATGCGGCAAGCCTTGCTACAAGACATCGCAGCCCATGGCGACAGTGAACTCAAGCCCATCGTGCGCGAGGCCGTTGCGCTACTCCGCGCTGGTTGA
- the fdhD gene encoding formate dehydrogenase accessory sulfurtransferase FdhD — protein MKAYVELPVIRLHSSEGKAQEPKVDSIAEEIPVAFEYNGIAHTVMLATPADLEDFALGFSLSEGIVAQRKDVFDIEIISSELGITLRLSVAGDAFARLKERRRSLAGRTGCGLCGAESLSQVMRSLPPVLSPATMRPAALYKGMAKLPEHQKLQQVTGATHAAGWVNGAGEISHVREDIGRHNALDKTIGALAKTGFDAQSGAIIITSRASFEMVQKSAAMGVGIVAAVSAPTAAALRLAERLNVTLVGFLRDAQCVIYTGNHLLLENTE, from the coding sequence GTGAAGGCTTATGTTGAGCTGCCGGTCATTCGGTTGCACAGCTCAGAGGGGAAAGCACAGGAACCAAAGGTCGACAGTATTGCCGAAGAAATCCCTGTGGCCTTTGAATACAACGGGATTGCGCATACCGTGATGCTCGCAACCCCCGCTGATCTGGAAGATTTCGCGCTGGGTTTTAGTTTGAGCGAAGGGATTGTTGCGCAGCGCAAAGATGTTTTTGATATTGAAATTATTTCCTCTGAATTAGGCATCACTCTGCGGTTATCTGTTGCGGGGGATGCCTTCGCGCGGCTGAAAGAACGTCGCCGCAGCTTGGCAGGGCGCACCGGATGCGGGCTGTGCGGGGCAGAAAGTTTGTCGCAAGTCATGCGCAGCCTACCTCCTGTGTTGTCGCCTGCTACGATGCGGCCCGCCGCGCTTTACAAGGGCATGGCTAAATTGCCGGAACACCAGAAATTGCAGCAAGTGACAGGGGCAACCCATGCCGCCGGCTGGGTGAATGGCGCGGGTGAAATAAGCCATGTGCGTGAAGACATCGGCCGTCACAATGCACTGGACAAAACCATTGGTGCGTTAGCAAAAACAGGCTTTGATGCGCAGTCTGGCGCCATCATCATTACCAGCCGCGCCAGTTTTGAGATGGTGCAAAAATCCGCTGCGATGGGAGTTGGCATCGTGGCGGCCGTTTCTGCGCCGACTGCCGCCGCACTGCGTTTGGCTGAACGACTGAATGTCACCTTGGTCGGTTTTTTGCGCGATGCGCAGTGCGTGATTTATACCGGAAACCATCTGCTGTTGGAGAATACAGAATGA
- the fdhF gene encoding formate dehydrogenase subunit alpha, producing MNAPMNSLTHSFNEIDYGTPAMREVSAEITLSIDGKEVTVPAGTSLMRAAVDAGVMVPKLCATDSLEPFGSCRLCLVEIDGRRGFPASCTTPAENGMTVRTQSPKLADLRRNVMELYISDHPLDCLTCSANGNCELQTMAGVVGLREVRYGLEGDLGKNHLDDKKDESNPYFTYDPSKCIVCNRCVRACEEQQGTFALTISGRGFDSRVSAGQDQPFMASECVSCGACVNACPTATLTEKTIIAKGQAEHSVTTTCAYCGVGCGLKAEMKGNDVVRMVPWKDGGANEGHACVKGRFAWGYASHPDRITRPMIRAKITDPWREVSWDEAINYAASELRRIQQKYGQNAIGGLVSSRCTNEEDYLVQKMVRAAFGNNNVDTCARVCHSPTGYGLKQTLGESAGTQTFKSVEKADVIMVIGANPTDGHPVFASRMKRRIREGAKLIVIDPRAIDLVSSPHVKATHHLKLRPGTNVAVLSALAHVIVTEGLVDEAFVAARCEAKAFDQWREFVARPANSPEALEADSGVPAAEIRAAARLYATAGNGAIYYGLGVTEHSQGSTAVIAIANLAMATGNVGREGVGVNPLRGQNNVQGSCDMGSFPHELPGYRHVSDTLTRTQFESHWGVTIQPEPGLRIPNMFEAALDGSFKGLYCQGEDIAQSDPNTQHVTAALLAMECIVVQDLFLNETAKYAHVFLPGSSFLEKDGTFTNAERRISRVRQVMPPLSGKSDWEATMALANAMGYPMHYTHPSQIMDEIARLTPTFAGVSYDKLDRLGSLQWPCNADAPSGTPTMHIDTFVRGKGRFLITQYVPTDEKITRRFPLLLTTGRVLSQYNVGAQTRRTANTEFYAEDVLEIHPHDAQERGIKENDWVGVESRAGQTVLRATLTERVQPGVVYTTFHFPESGANVITTDNSDWATNCPEYKVTAVQVVRVAQTLQTSQASEWQKDFARFTAEQEHLLAQAHETTLSL from the coding sequence ATGAACGCACCCATGAACTCATTGACTCATTCATTTAACGAGATTGATTACGGCACGCCTGCCATGCGTGAGGTTAGCGCAGAAATCACGCTAAGCATTGATGGTAAAGAAGTGACCGTGCCTGCGGGCACGTCGCTCATGCGTGCGGCGGTTGATGCCGGCGTGATGGTGCCTAAACTGTGTGCGACGGATTCACTGGAGCCGTTTGGCTCCTGCCGCCTTTGCCTGGTTGAGATTGATGGTCGTCGAGGTTTTCCTGCCTCGTGTACTACGCCTGCAGAAAACGGCATGACGGTGCGCACGCAATCGCCCAAGCTAGCTGATCTGCGACGCAATGTGATGGAGCTTTACATTTCCGATCATCCGCTGGATTGCCTGACCTGTAGCGCGAATGGCAATTGCGAGTTGCAGACCATGGCGGGTGTTGTCGGCCTGCGTGAAGTGCGCTATGGCTTGGAGGGCGATTTGGGCAAGAATCATCTCGATGACAAGAAGGATGAATCCAATCCTTACTTCACTTATGATCCCTCCAAGTGCATTGTTTGCAACCGCTGCGTGCGTGCGTGTGAAGAACAGCAAGGCACGTTTGCGCTGACGATTTCAGGCCGCGGTTTTGACTCGCGTGTTTCTGCCGGGCAGGATCAACCCTTCATGGCATCCGAATGTGTCTCGTGCGGCGCGTGCGTAAATGCCTGCCCCACGGCCACGTTGACGGAAAAAACCATCATCGCCAAAGGCCAGGCCGAGCATTCGGTGACCACCACCTGTGCCTATTGCGGTGTCGGTTGCGGCCTCAAGGCTGAAATGAAGGGCAATGACGTCGTGCGCATGGTGCCGTGGAAAGACGGTGGCGCCAACGAAGGCCACGCCTGCGTCAAAGGCCGCTTTGCCTGGGGCTATGCGAGCCACCCGGATCGCATCACCCGGCCCATGATTCGCGCAAAAATTACCGATCCATGGCGCGAAGTCTCGTGGGATGAGGCGATCAATTACGCCGCATCCGAGCTGCGCCGCATTCAGCAAAAGTATGGTCAAAATGCTATCGGCGGGTTGGTCTCGTCACGCTGCACCAACGAGGAAGATTACCTCGTGCAGAAAATGGTGCGTGCTGCCTTTGGCAACAACAATGTCGACACCTGCGCCCGGGTATGCCATTCGCCTACGGGCTATGGCTTGAAGCAAACGCTGGGCGAATCTGCCGGAACACAGACGTTCAAGTCGGTGGAAAAAGCGGATGTCATCATGGTCATCGGCGCGAACCCAACGGATGGTCACCCGGTGTTTGCCTCGCGCATGAAACGGCGTATCCGCGAGGGGGCAAAGCTGATTGTGATTGACCCGCGTGCGATTGATCTGGTGAGCTCGCCGCATGTCAAAGCCACACATCATCTCAAGTTGCGGCCGGGCACGAATGTGGCCGTGCTCTCAGCGTTAGCGCACGTGATCGTCACCGAAGGTTTGGTGGACGAAGCATTTGTTGCTGCACGGTGCGAAGCGAAAGCGTTTGATCAGTGGCGTGAATTTGTGGCGCGGCCCGCCAATTCACCTGAAGCGCTGGAAGCGGATTCGGGGGTTCCCGCCGCTGAAATTCGCGCTGCGGCAAGGCTCTACGCTACCGCTGGCAATGGCGCAATTTACTATGGGCTCGGCGTGACCGAGCATTCACAAGGCTCAACCGCCGTGATTGCGATTGCCAACCTGGCCATGGCGACAGGCAACGTGGGCCGTGAAGGCGTGGGCGTCAATCCGCTGCGCGGGCAGAACAATGTGCAGGGTTCGTGCGATATGGGTTCTTTCCCGCACGAGTTGCCAGGCTACCGGCATGTCTCCGACACACTCACCCGCACCCAGTTCGAAAGCCACTGGGGCGTCACCATCCAGCCCGAGCCGGGGCTGCGCATTCCCAATATGTTTGAGGCGGCTCTGGACGGCAGTTTCAAGGGGCTTTACTGCCAGGGCGAAGATATCGCCCAGTCCGATCCCAACACCCAGCATGTCACCGCTGCGCTGCTGGCGATGGAATGCATCGTGGTGCAGGACTTGTTCCTCAACGAGACGGCCAAGTATGCCCATGTCTTTCTGCCCGGTTCGTCCTTCCTTGAAAAAGATGGCACTTTCACCAATGCCGAGCGACGCATTTCACGCGTACGTCAGGTGATGCCGCCGCTCTCTGGCAAGAGTGACTGGGAAGCCACGATGGCGCTGGCCAATGCCATGGGCTACCCGATGCACTACACGCATCCGTCACAGATCATGGACGAGATCGCGCGTCTGACGCCTACCTTTGCCGGTGTGAGCTATGACAAGCTTGACCGCCTGGGCAGCTTGCAATGGCCGTGCAACGCGGACGCGCCGAGCGGCACGCCGACCATGCATATTGATACTTTCGTGCGCGGTAAAGGCCGGTTTCTGATTACCCAATACGTGCCGACGGATGAAAAAATCACGCGCCGCTTCCCGCTACTGCTCACCACCGGCCGCGTGCTGTCGCAATACAACGTCGGCGCACAAACGCGCCGTACCGCCAACACCGAGTTTTATGCGGAAGATGTGCTGGAGATTCACCCGCATGATGCCCAAGAGCGCGGCATTAAAGAGAACGATTGGGTCGGTGTTGAATCGCGCGCCGGGCAAACCGTGCTGCGCGCGACACTCACCGAACGGGTCCAGCCTGGCGTGGTGTACACCACCTTCCATTTCCCTGAATCCGGCGCCAATGTGATCACGACCGATAATTCCGACTGGGCCACCAATTGCCCGGAATACAAGGTGACCGCGGTGCAAGTGGTGCGTGTGGCGCAAACTTTGCAGACCTCGCAAGCGTCAGAATGGCAAAAAGACTTTGCCCGCTTTACCGCCGAGCAGGAGCATTTGTTGGCGCAAGCGCATGAGACAACCCTTTCGTTGTGA